The following nucleotide sequence is from Diospyros lotus cultivar Yz01 chromosome 3, ASM1463336v1, whole genome shotgun sequence.
cccctgcctatttataggcagtcATTGCTTGCTCTCCAATggcgtgtatgtatatatatatacatcacatTAATTGCACAATCTCACAAATTCGGCTACCATATCCCTTAAATCCAGCTGCAACTATCCTCCGCAAATCCGGCTGCCATTATCTTCCAATTTGTAGCCCAAAATTGTGGCCATTAAAGTTTCACAAAATCTGGCCATCACGCGCACTGCTATgccacttatatatacaactataattatatactacatatatatagaaaattgcatattaatccttaattttctcataatatcactaggaaaattcttttattacaattatgcccttaaacctcaaattaatttgcattacaatactaaaaattcacagttaataatttaaattttactcgatatagacgATTTTGCCTTTgcgtcctcaccgggctatcgattgatcccaaaaccactgaaaggttgatccttacgcaaaatcggagcccccttagggttccgttgattttttgagaGCCTCCtacaaatagagaaaaataaaagtccTATTACCCTCCTTATAACCCGACAACAAGGAAGATAACAAACCCATTGCCTCGCACATGGCCTAGCAAAGAGGAGACAATGAAGCCCATTGCCTAGCCTATAGCCTAGCAACGAGGGAAATACAAAAGTCTCGTTGCTCTGCTCATAGCCTGACAACGAGCAAAACAAAAATGTTGTTGTCCCGCTTATGTCTCGATAACAAGGAGAAAGGTAGGCTCGTTGTCATGCTCAAGATAGCCCGACAAAGCAGTAAACACCCAAGGCTCGTTGTCTCGCTACTAGCCCGACAATGCGGTAAACACAACAAACCTGTTGTTTGCTAACAGCTCGGTAACACGACAAACACAACAAACCCATTATCCCACGTATATCCCAACAACGAGAAGGTATAAAATTATTGTCCCGTGAGTAGCTCAATAGCGACAAGGCATAATATCCGTTGCCTTAGGAGCGAGATACACCGTTTCTTCTAGTGATTGAATGATATAATATCTATTGTCCCATATAAAGCTCGACAACAAAGAGATGTCATATCCGTCGTAGCATAATATATGTTGTCCCACAAGAAGCTCGATAGCAAAGAGACGTCATATCCGTAGTCTCGCAAGTTCGTCCGCATGTTCACTATAATAACTGTGATACTGTCCGTTGGCCACGTATCCCCGACACAAGCAACAAGATAATCAATATACTTTTCCCTTTACCTTAGAGTCATAGGCAAGGGTGAGAAGCAATTGTTGTTTCATGGATAAAAACCCATTAAaagacaaaagagaaaaaaaaaaaaaaaaacccgagagcccaaaatattatttttgggcTAAAAAGTGTAAATTTTTCATACGTCGGGGGGTCCCGCACAAACTCATAAACTAGATAATCCTAACATTAAAAAATCTCtctgaatattccaagaaaatgatagataattatccataaaaaaattctaattctaagatgattttggaatattagaaTAAACAATCATTCATAAGAAATTCTATTCACTAAGGGGCaaaataaacatcatctataaaagatagatgTCATCTATGTCAATCCTGATTTCAATCAAATTAGGATTAATTAAGATGGGTATTATTTACAAGAATCCTAATCTTAGTCTACTTAGGATTAGTTCATATCCCCGTATAAATAGGCATGCACTCATTCATCAATAGTACATCTCTAATACTGGTTTTAATATAactttcataattttcaatcTCTGACTTACGTATCGGAGTGTTCTTAGGGGAATCTCTCTGcgcttttttattattttactttttgtaaatttatgcGACTTGATGACGACGTTttcatttaaacaaatttattattgtatctacgtaacaataataataataataagttattattattattattattgaatggTTGAGCCAATTCATAAagtttacataaaattaaaaacgtgGCATCACGtgcataaatttaaaatgtaattatCACATCAGTGCAGTCTGCAGCCCATGGTAGAGGAAGGCCGACTCTAGATGGTTGGTTGAGCCCAATTTATTCAATCTAATTGGGCCTTACAAGAATACTGAACATGAGATTGAGAGCCCAAGCTTCAGCCCGTCCATAGGTCTCGAGTCACCtccatttatataaaataaattttgattttataaaatcaaatatatacttGAATTTTTATAAGTACAGTAATTATATAACACtgtcaaattaatttttttttagtaatcccatcacttttaaataaataattaatcaaaatatcttATAATTTTGATAACATTAACATGCACCTCCCCTTCACTAACCTCATTGGGCGAGTactgaagaggaagaagatgtgaCAAGAGATAAAGGAGGAGAATgggaattggaattggaattggaattgaaCCATATGCTAAACCAAAagaggagagggagagagcaaAAGATAGATAATTGAGAAAAGAACCTTATTAGCGACCAAATTATTATACCATAACAACCCTCCATTAATATGGCCTTTTGCCCTACatctaaacaaacaaaaaagctacaattttttaaataacaaagaCCTATCTGTAATGAACATATCCCAtcaaattagtttttttaacatttggaAGAAGGGGTTCGTTTTGATtttatcaattcaattcaaaccCACCGCTAGAGCTAGCTAGTTCAAGATATCTTTCTATCATCCAAATTCGATGCAAACACCCTGAACGGATGGAAGCACCAACGAACTTCCCAACTTCcaactcttcttctttcccAAACATAAAGCAAAGTGCGTATGTACTGTACATCTTAACCACAAATACAATCACTCATTCATTAAGTTTAGTTATGCagtagagagaaagaaaagagaaaagagaaaagaggccatacaacaacaacaacaacagcacagaaaggaggaagaagaagaagaagaaggagagggGGCCTCCACAGCCAGCCATTTACATTGGGAATTACAGTCATCGCATTTGCCAAACACCCCCCAAATCCCGGGGGAAATGACCTACTCACTCACTCCAACTCCATGTTTCCAACTCACCAAAGTTATgactttaaaataaattaaagaaataaaccaaagaaaaagactaaaacattAGAAAAacccaagaaaataaaattaaaacaattagcACTAACGCCCCTAAGACTAATCATCATTCAGACCCCTACCGGTGTGGCCACCGCCGGTTTCACCTTCGGCGGCcgccctctccctctctttaCTCCGGTCAGCGGTGCTGTCGAATCGCTGCCACCAGCAGGAGTCGTAGTCTTGGCCTTCTTCGGTGGCCTCCCACGAGGGCGCCCAGTACTAATACCCGAAGTCGAAGTAGGTGACTTTGTCGGCGGTGGAGGAGCTGCAGGGTCTCTGGGCTTGGGAGGGCGGCCTCTGGGCCTCGGCGACGAAACCGCCGTGTCAGGCGGCTGCGGATCCTTGGGCTTCGGCGGACGGCCCCGGCCGCGGCGCGGTGGCCCATCAGGGTCAGGCTTCATGTAGTTGTTCTTGACCACGAGGAGCTGACCACTCTGCTTCATCTTGTTCAAATGGTGAGACAACAGCGTGGAGTGCGCCGGCGGGAGTTCGCCGTAGGTGGCCTCGATGTGCTTCGAGATGGAGGACTTGTTCGAGCCATTCTTGTCGTTGAGTGCTTCGATCGCAGCCAAAATCATCTGCAAAACCCCATCCACCAAAATCAGCGACTTCAACCCCAACTAAGCCAAACCCTAGCGGGGTCTTGGAAGAAAGAAAGCGAgaattgaaaagaaaacaaattccCAGAAAAATGCGTAAGCAGCACATACGTAATCGCCCACAAGCGGCAAGGATTCGGACTCAGAAAGCACAAAAGTAACAAGTAACACACTAACACTGGTAATCAACAAATTAAACACAGCTCAAATTAAACAAGCAACACGCAAAAACAGCAGGTGTAGAAATGACGGGGGAAAGCAAATTCCAAGAAAATCACTCAAAACTGCAGCTCAAATTAAGCTCGATcctgtgaaaaagaaaaacactgcTCCTGCTTGGAACCGCATTCATATGTTTACCTCTGGGTACTGGGGCAAAGAGGCAGGTTGAGCTGGGGGGTTAGTGGACTCTTCAGCGGCCATGTCGGATAGAATCGGACAGACACAGATACAGAGAAGGAAGCCTGGGTCTGGTGGAGGAACAAAAGGGATTCGattgattcaatttctttcagaCGCACAAGGGTTAATGGAGGATGGATGATGGCTGATGGATGGGATATAGCGAAAAAGAGAAGATTGTAGGTGATCTAACGGCTAGGGGTTATTCGTTGCTGCTGGTGATCGACGGCTGTATTTGCTCATTTCTCCGTCAAACACGGATCGATGACgtgacataaattattattattattattgcattaTTACTACcagtgtataaataaatattttatcttcctGAAATTACCACAGTATCCCCAGCAGCATTTGAAGCTAATTTCGATGATAGGGTCTTTACAGGAGACTTACAGGGCGTTGAAAAAATCATCTtgccctttcctttttctctcttccctctctcaCTTTTCCCTTGCTAACGATTTTACCCTTCCCtcccctctcttctctctctcccgatCCCCTCCAGCAACCAGGCTCTTGCTGTCGCCGCCGACCGTTGCTGCCTCCTCGCCCTCGCCGCTGCCCCCTCGCCGACCGCCGCGGGCCGCCACCGTTTGAGTTATCCAATTTATCGCTACTTCAGTTTAGATCTAAAATATCTTCAATTTATCGCGATAATATCGCCCTGTAACCCAATTTGTAGAAGTCTCCATGTACAAATTAGCATGACCCGCCAAGTATTTATTAAGCCCCATCCGTCCATATTCTCACCTTTTTGTCGTTCAGTTGCTAGATTGGCATCTGCTTATAAGGTCAAGCGGCAGATCCAGATCCGAAAGTTACACCAAAAATCTTCCCCCAATTCTTCAGGTATGATTGCTTTTTGGCACTCTTCCTGGCTTCCATCCTTCTTGTTGTTTCTTTGGAACTTAATGGCCTACGTGTTAGAGAATGACAGTGCTACAAAATTTCTTTAGGAATTGGATTGttctatttgattttaatttttttttttgatagaaTGTTCAAAATCAAATCTCTCTCTAGGTGGCAAAGTCAACCATAAGGTTGGCACGGATAAGAGGGAACCATATGGATCTTCTGATGAAGAAGAGTTCGAAGTAAGCACTCATAATTTGCTCCAACATCAATAGGACCATATTTGTACCTTGCTTCTGGCAGTTTCAGTAATTTATGCAAATTCTTATCTATTTATGTTTACCATTTATTACTTACGGAAGTCTATTCTATGTTTCTGAAGGGAACTGTTCAGGCGGATTTTGCTTTCTTTGATCCAAAATCTGATGACTTCCACGGGGTGAAGGGTCTGCTGATGACATACCTTGATCATCAGGAATGGGATATAAG
It contains:
- the LOC127797668 gene encoding HMG-Y-related protein B-like → MAAEESTNPPAQPASLPQYPEMILAAIEALNDKNGSNKSSISKHIEATYGELPPAHSTLLSHHLNKMKQSGQLLVVKNNYMKPDPDGPPRRGRGRPPKPKDPQPPDTAVSSPRPRGRPPKPRDPAAPPPPTKSPTSTSGISTGRPRGRPPKKAKTTTPAGGSDSTAPLTGVKRGRGRPPKVKPAVATPVGV